The Marinilongibacter aquaticus genome has a window encoding:
- a CDS encoding 6-pyruvoyl trahydropterin synthase family protein: MVRITRREYFNAAHRLYNPKWSEEKNWEVFGPCSRLHGHNWELWVTVQGEVSEDTGFVMDLKKLKDLVREHVISQVDHKYLNEDVEFLKGLLPSTENFVMAIWQVLEPILKSRFGVQLYEVKLYETENHYAQYFGE, encoded by the coding sequence ATGGTGAGAATTACAAGACGCGAATATTTTAACGCGGCCCATAGATTGTATAATCCGAAATGGTCTGAGGAGAAGAACTGGGAGGTTTTTGGGCCTTGCAGTAGGTTGCATGGCCACAATTGGGAACTTTGGGTTACTGTACAAGGCGAAGTTTCTGAAGATACAGGTTTTGTAATGGACCTGAAAAAATTGAAGGATTTGGTGCGGGAACATGTGATTTCGCAAGTGGATCATAAATATTTGAACGAGGACGTGGAATTTCTGAAAGGCCTTTTGCCCAGCACAGAGAATTTTGTGATGGCCATTTGGCAGGTATTGGAGCCCATTTTGAAATCACGTTTTGGGGTACAATTGTACGAAGTGAAACTGTACGAAACCGAAAACCATTACGCTCAATATTTTGGGGAATAA